A single region of the Mercenaria mercenaria strain notata chromosome 6, MADL_Memer_1, whole genome shotgun sequence genome encodes:
- the LOC123536037 gene encoding transcription intermediary factor 1-alpha-like isoform X2 translates to MAVSGRKISDFHGSISRGSAEDFDQCCEPCLALGQHKEAHGLCVECQEYFCKNCYIYHQQIKATKHHQLLDKENMENNSVDLAVCTEEYHIHKNEIVKFFCTNHEALGCTDCITLNHRVCKIDYIPDKCAGIGDRDEYKETLRELDQKLNDIDAVIKKATLQDKEIDSSYDHVVTEIVKFRKEINDRLDQLQMKIQTDADKKMLNDKQTVKNVLDTCTAVSSDIKKFKSSLQDSKTSQQNGQLYIMIKQAKNKIKLDKLKTAQESLDQTSIKYTFQRNKELENLTKQDIFGNLNLPTTKVSLETKKEFDTLTHSGDINVRTNSDVTECSITGCAVLSNNKLVLVDKNNKKLKVLDMSSKAVTKEKTLDSVPWGIATVPPDHIAATIPKKKEIWLMETRKLKIICRIPVKGKCKESCRAEAKA, encoded by the exons ATGGCAGTGTCAGGAAGGAAGATTTCTGATTTTCATGGGTCAATATCTAGAGGTTCAGCAGAGGACTTTGACCAATGCTGTGAACCATGTCTAGCTCTTGGTCAGCATAAAGAAGCTCATGGACTTTGTGTGGAGTGTCAGGAATATTTTTGCAAGAACTGCTACATTTACCATCAACAGATAAAAGCCACAAAACATCACCAACTACTTGATAAagagaacatggaaaacaatagCGTAGATCTTGCAGTATGCACTGAGGAGTATCacattcacaaaaatgaaattgtcaagtttttCTGCACTAACCACGAAGCTCTTGGATGTACTGACTGTATAACACTGAACCATAGAGTATGCAAGATTGACTATATACCTGATAAGTGTGCAGGTATTGGAGATCGTGATGAGTATAAGGAAACACTGAGAGAACTGGATCAGAAGTTGAATGATATTGATGCTGTGATCAAGAAGGCAACACTACAAGACAAGGAGATAGATTCCTCTTATGACCATGTTGTTACAGAAATTGTCAAGTTCCGCAAGGAGATAAATGATCGCTTAGATCAACTACAAATGAAAATTCAGACAGATGCTGACAAAAAGATGTTAAACGACAAACAAACAGTCAAGAATGTGCTTGATACATGTACTGCTGTTTCTTCAGATATCAAGAAATTCAAGTCGAGTCTCCAAGACAGCAAAACTTCTCAGCAGAATGGACAACTGTACATCATGATAAAAcaagctaaaaacaaaataaagttggACAAACTGAAGACTGCTCAAGAATCTTTAGATCAGACCAGCATTAAATACACCTTCCAGAGAAACAAAGAATTAGAGAACCTTACAAAGCAAGATATATTTGGGAACTTGAACCTACCAACTACTAAGGTGTCTCTGGAAACGAAGAAAGAGTTTGATACTTTAACTCACAGTGGAGATATTAATGTAAGAACCAATTCAGATGTGACTGAATGCTCAATCACAGGATGTGCAGTTTTGTCAAATAACAAACTTGTGCTGGTTGACAAGAACAATAAGAAACTGAAAGTTTTGGACATGTCAAGTAAAGCTGTGACCAAGGAGAAGACACTGGACTCAGTGCCATGGGGCATTGCTACAGTGCCACCAGACCATATTGCTGCTACAATACCAAAGAAGAAAGAGATTTGGCTAATGGAAACTAGAAAACTGAAAATCATTTGCAGGATTCCAGTTAAAGGAAAATGTAAAG AATCATGCCGGGCAGAGGCAAAGGCGTGA
- the LOC123536037 gene encoding uncharacterized protein LOC123536037 isoform X1: protein MAVSGRKISDFHGSISRGSAEDFDQCCEPCLALGQHKEAHGLCVECQEYFCKNCYIYHQQIKATKHHQLLDKENMENNSVDLAVCTEEYHIHKNEIVKFFCTNHEALGCTDCITLNHRVCKIDYIPDKCAGIGDRDEYKETLRELDQKLNDIDAVIKKATLQDKEIDSSYDHVVTEIVKFRKEINDRLDQLQMKIQTDADKKMLNDKQTVKNVLDTCTAVSSDIKKFKSSLQDSKTSQQNGQLYIMIKQAKNKIKLDKLKTAQESLDQTSIKYTFQRNKELENLTKQDIFGNLNLPTTKVSLETKKEFDTLTHSGDINVRTNSDVTECSITGCAVLSNNKLVLVDKNNKKLKVLDMSSKAVTKEKTLDSVPWGIATVPPDHIAATIPKKKEIWLMETRKLKIICRIPVKGKCKGITYHQGHFYVVCWDPYRLFIVDTKSNFNKIFFLHGKIFTNPNYILIRPIISD, encoded by the coding sequence ATGGCAGTGTCAGGAAGGAAGATTTCTGATTTTCATGGGTCAATATCTAGAGGTTCAGCAGAGGACTTTGACCAATGCTGTGAACCATGTCTAGCTCTTGGTCAGCATAAAGAAGCTCATGGACTTTGTGTGGAGTGTCAGGAATATTTTTGCAAGAACTGCTACATTTACCATCAACAGATAAAAGCCACAAAACATCACCAACTACTTGATAAagagaacatggaaaacaatagCGTAGATCTTGCAGTATGCACTGAGGAGTATCacattcacaaaaatgaaattgtcaagtttttCTGCACTAACCACGAAGCTCTTGGATGTACTGACTGTATAACACTGAACCATAGAGTATGCAAGATTGACTATATACCTGATAAGTGTGCAGGTATTGGAGATCGTGATGAGTATAAGGAAACACTGAGAGAACTGGATCAGAAGTTGAATGATATTGATGCTGTGATCAAGAAGGCAACACTACAAGACAAGGAGATAGATTCCTCTTATGACCATGTTGTTACAGAAATTGTCAAGTTCCGCAAGGAGATAAATGATCGCTTAGATCAACTACAAATGAAAATTCAGACAGATGCTGACAAAAAGATGTTAAACGACAAACAAACAGTCAAGAATGTGCTTGATACATGTACTGCTGTTTCTTCAGATATCAAGAAATTCAAGTCGAGTCTCCAAGACAGCAAAACTTCTCAGCAGAATGGACAACTGTACATCATGATAAAAcaagctaaaaacaaaataaagttggACAAACTGAAGACTGCTCAAGAATCTTTAGATCAGACCAGCATTAAATACACCTTCCAGAGAAACAAAGAATTAGAGAACCTTACAAAGCAAGATATATTTGGGAACTTGAACCTACCAACTACTAAGGTGTCTCTGGAAACGAAGAAAGAGTTTGATACTTTAACTCACAGTGGAGATATTAATGTAAGAACCAATTCAGATGTGACTGAATGCTCAATCACAGGATGTGCAGTTTTGTCAAATAACAAACTTGTGCTGGTTGACAAGAACAATAAGAAACTGAAAGTTTTGGACATGTCAAGTAAAGCTGTGACCAAGGAGAAGACACTGGACTCAGTGCCATGGGGCATTGCTACAGTGCCACCAGACCATATTGCTGCTACAATACCAAAGAAGAAAGAGATTTGGCTAATGGAAACTAGAAAACTGAAAATCATTTGCAGGATTCCAGTTAAAGGAAAATGTAAAGGTATAACTTATCACCAAGGTCATTTCTATGTGGTTTGCTGGGATCCTTATAGACTGTTTATAGTAGACACAAAaagtaatttcaataaaatatttttcctgcATGGTAAGATATTTACCAACCCAAACTACATACTGATAAGACCCATTATTTCTGATTAG